In Neovison vison isolate M4711 chromosome 11, ASM_NN_V1, whole genome shotgun sequence, one genomic interval encodes:
- the LOC122919204 gene encoding RNA-binding protein 48-like has protein sequence MHNDSSQKIQMKPFKNSLACPGAQKATTSSEAVDRFMPRTTQLQKWKRRREDDRKVGTFLGTSTSSNEVMIGPLLPHIPKVDMHDDSLNTTSNLIWNKLQEVISSVPKPPEDKLEDVSTSHSLKQRRRI, from the coding sequence ATGCACAATGACTCTTCACAGAAGATACAaatgaaaccttttaaaaattcgTTGGCCTGCCCTGGTGCACAGAAGGCTACTACTTCTTCAGAGGCAGTTGACAGATTTATGCCTAGGACAACACAGCTGCAGAagtggaaaagaagaagagaagatgaTCGTAAAGTTGGAACTTTTCTCGGAACAAGCACGAGTAGTAATGAGGTTATGATTGGGCCTCTGTTACCTCACATACCTAAAGTGGACATGCATGACGACTCGTTGAATACAACATCGAATTTAATTTGGAATAAGCTTCAAGAGGTCATTTCATCTGTGCCAAAACCTCCAGAAGACAAGCTGGAAGATGTGAGTACAAGTCATTCATTAAAGCAAAGAAGAAGAATATAG